From the Herpetosiphonaceae bacterium genome, one window contains:
- a CDS encoding recombinase family protein: MRLALYVRVSTPRQAQNQGLDQQLVRLRAYAAEQQWSIAEADIFCDDGYSGATLARPALARLRDQIARATYTHLLLTAPDRLARNYVHQVLLLEEWTQAGCAVMFVERAMTHDPHDQLVLQIRGAVAEYERSLIAERMWRGRQAKLRAGVLLPWSRPPYGYLVDPDTPRDPRGVQLNPMTAPLVAEIFTRYTTEPGRLLGLAKALTQLDVPSPYGKARWNASTLHGILSNPVYTGVVYAGRMRTRAVSTRQSPTRPVPPPARSTRITPPSDWTLVAHIPAIVTQEVFDQVQAKLAQNQRWATRHNTAYEYLLRALVSCGVCQRACMGCARKHLRYYVCLGKGNPIVVARDTKCRSRYIPAAQLDTLVWQDLCTLLLQPEVIQEALYRAQAGDWLPQEVLARRPGLRNAHAHLSQQVERLTMAYLDQVIPLEEYRRRRHDIEQRQHSFDTQIRHLEAQAAQQANLAAISTSIEDFCRRVRMGVDQATFAQKRQLIELLVDRVVVTEEDVEIRYVIPTSPESEQIKFYQLRLDYFNVGLPGLPFINLLFPNS; encoded by the coding sequence ATGCGCCTGGCTCTGTATGTACGAGTCTCGACCCCGCGCCAAGCCCAGAACCAGGGGCTTGACCAGCAGCTGGTGCGCTTACGTGCCTACGCGGCCGAGCAGCAGTGGAGTATCGCCGAGGCGGACATCTTCTGTGACGATGGCTATAGTGGTGCGACGTTGGCACGTCCTGCGCTGGCACGGCTCCGCGATCAGATTGCGCGGGCCACCTATACCCATCTGCTCCTGACGGCACCCGATCGCTTGGCGCGCAACTATGTCCACCAAGTTTTGCTGTTAGAGGAGTGGACTCAGGCTGGGTGCGCGGTCATGTTTGTGGAGCGGGCCATGACCCATGATCCGCATGACCAACTCGTGTTGCAGATTCGGGGCGCGGTCGCCGAATATGAGCGCAGTTTGATTGCCGAACGGATGTGGCGTGGTCGGCAGGCCAAGCTCCGGGCTGGGGTCTTGTTGCCCTGGAGTCGTCCGCCCTATGGCTACCTCGTCGATCCCGATACTCCGCGCGACCCCCGTGGCGTACAGTTAAACCCCATGACCGCGCCGCTCGTCGCGGAGATCTTTACCCGCTACACCACCGAACCGGGCAGGTTGCTCGGCCTCGCGAAAGCGTTGACGCAGCTGGACGTTCCCTCGCCGTATGGCAAAGCCCGCTGGAATGCGAGTACGCTCCACGGCATCCTCAGCAACCCGGTGTACACCGGCGTGGTGTATGCCGGACGGATGCGCACACGCGCGGTCAGCACGCGCCAGTCGCCAACGCGGCCGGTCCCGCCACCCGCCCGCTCGACGCGCATCACCCCACCGAGTGACTGGACTCTGGTCGCGCATATTCCGGCCATCGTCACGCAGGAGGTGTTTGACCAGGTCCAAGCCAAGTTAGCCCAAAATCAGCGCTGGGCCACGCGGCACAATACGGCGTATGAGTATTTGTTGCGTGCCTTGGTAAGCTGTGGCGTGTGCCAGCGCGCGTGTATGGGCTGCGCGCGCAAGCACCTGCGCTACTACGTATGTCTCGGGAAAGGCAATCCTATCGTCGTGGCGCGCGATACGAAGTGTCGATCCCGCTACATTCCGGCGGCCCAGCTCGACACGTTGGTGTGGCAAGACCTGTGTACGTTGCTCCTGCAGCCTGAGGTGATCCAAGAAGCCTTGTATCGGGCGCAAGCAGGAGACTGGCTGCCCCAGGAGGTGCTGGCGCGGCGCCCTGGGTTGCGCAACGCACACGCCCACCTGAGTCAACAAGTCGAGCGGTTAACGATGGCCTATCTCGACCAGGTGATACCGTTGGAGGAATATCGCCGTCGACGGCACGACATCGAGCAGCGCCAACACAGCTTCGACACGCAGATCCGGCACCTGGAAGCACAAGCGGCGCAGCAGGCGAACCTCGCCGCAATTAGTACCTCGATTGAGGATTTTTGTCGGCGCGTACGGATGGGGGTAGATCAGGCAACCTTCGCGCAAAAACGGCAACTGATTGAGTTGTTAGTGGACCGGGTGGTGGTGACGGAGGAGGACGTGGAGATCCGGTACGTGATCCCCACGTCCCCGGAAAGTGAACAGATCAAATTTTATCAGTTGCGTTTAGACTATTTCAATGTAGGACTGCCAGGGCTGCCGTTTATCAATTTGCTCTTTCCGAATTCCTAA
- a CDS encoding helix-turn-helix domain-containing protein, whose protein sequence is MGKRHQAPASEAWKQLALRFRWPEQRSYEIIRPVVLFGDSAEERARETGEPVRTLYRHLQRFGTEGFAGLTAAAHRPAPRALPPNVRQLIVDLKGEHPDLNPNEIARMCHAQLNYRPGARTIKRVLAETPPVPPAQRRYPPFHAMSPVDRRRAIIQLHIEGWGKQSIAAYLCTSRPTMDAILKRWATENLAALVPRSHAPKRRVRKVTLKVLLTIRRLQKNPRLGAFRMSAALKQALGVKLSPRQCGRIMALNRAIYHQPRAPKQPHEPQEMPFQATRRHQYWSIDIRYLDMCRLVGGMMYCITIMDNYSRAVLASVVTRSQDLTTYLFVFFLAVRNHGVPEAIVTDGGAVFRAKKALEIYHALGIRKEQIDKRQPWQSYIEIV, encoded by the coding sequence ATGGGGAAACGACACCAGGCACCGGCATCTGAAGCATGGAAACAGTTAGCGTTGCGCTTCCGGTGGCCGGAACAACGCAGCTACGAAATTATCCGCCCCGTGGTGTTATTTGGCGATTCGGCTGAAGAACGGGCGCGTGAAACGGGGGAGCCAGTCCGGACACTCTATCGCCATCTGCAACGCTTTGGCACTGAGGGTTTTGCCGGTCTCACTGCTGCTGCGCATCGACCGGCACCACGGGCCCTCCCGCCCAACGTCCGGCAGTTGATCGTCGATCTGAAAGGGGAGCATCCCGATCTGAACCCCAATGAGATCGCACGCATGTGTCATGCCCAACTCAACTACCGTCCCGGTGCGCGGACGATTAAGCGCGTGCTGGCTGAAACCCCGCCGGTCCCACCAGCGCAGCGGCGGTATCCGCCCTTTCATGCGATGTCACCGGTAGATCGTCGGCGCGCGATCATCCAACTCCACATCGAAGGCTGGGGCAAACAGTCCATCGCGGCGTATTTGTGCACGAGCCGTCCGACGATGGATGCGATCTTGAAGCGCTGGGCGACGGAGAACTTAGCGGCCCTGGTGCCCCGTTCGCATGCGCCGAAACGGCGCGTCCGCAAGGTCACGCTGAAGGTGCTGCTGACCATCCGCCGCCTCCAAAAGAATCCCCGCCTGGGGGCTTTCCGCATGAGCGCTGCCCTCAAGCAAGCATTGGGGGTCAAGCTGAGTCCGCGCCAGTGTGGACGCATTATGGCGCTGAATCGGGCGATCTATCACCAGCCACGCGCCCCAAAGCAGCCGCATGAACCACAAGAGATGCCCTTTCAAGCGACACGAAGACATCAATATTGGAGCATTGATATACGATATTTGGATATGTGTAGGTTAGTCGGTGGAATGATGTATTGTATTACGATCATGGATAATTATAGTCGTGCGGTGTTGGCAAGTGTCGTGACACGATCGCAAGATTTGACCACCTACCTCTTCGTATTCTTTCTCGCTGTTCGGAATCATGGCGTACCGGAAGCGATTGTCACGGATGGTGGTGCGGTCTTTCGGGCCAAGAAAGCGCTTGAAATTTATCATGCGTTAGGAATTCGGAAAGAGCAAATTGATAAACGGCAGCCCTGGCAGTCCTACATTGAAATAGTCTAA